CAGGAGCACTTCGGGCGCCCGCAGGACATGGAATGGGCGATCGCCGACGGCGAGGTGTTCATCCTGCAGGCACGGCCGATGACCGCGCTGCCGCCCGAGCAGGCGAAGCTCAACAGCCGGCAGCGGGTGCAGTCCATGATCTTCAGTGAGTACCTGTCGGTGCGCCCCTACCCGCTCGATGTCACGACCTGGCTCGGCCGGGGACCTGCCGACATGATGCGCCAGATCACCGAGTACTTCGGGTTGCGCGGCGCGTTCCGCGACTATCTGCGCGAAGAGGACGGCGTCGTGACGGGGTTCACCGCCCCGAACCCGCATCCGGGGCCCGGTGCCCTGCTCGCGCCGTTCCGCATCGCGGCGAAGGCACGGCGGTTCCACCCGGAGGACTGGCAGGACGATCCGCGGCTCGCCCGCCTGCTGAGCGCCTCGGATGAGCTCGATGCCCTGCCGCTGGCCGACCTCAGCTGGCGCGACCTGCTCGCGGTGCCCGAGCGCGCGCTGGGGCTGATGGACATCAGCCGCGACATGCGGATCGACTACCTGCCCGGCGCGGGGCTCGCCATCGCCCGCCTCGCCATCGTGCTCACCCTGCTCGGACGGCGGCGGCTGCTCGGCGCCCTCACCGGCGGCGCCCCCACCCGCACCGCGGACTCGGAGCAGGCGCTCGTCGAGATGGCCGCGATGGTGCGAGAGGATGCCGCGCTGCGCGCCCTGCTCGCCGAGCGCACCCCGCAGGAGGTCGTCGAGACGCTCGGCGAAGGAGGCCACCCGGTGTTCGCGGATGCCCTCGCCGGGTATCTGCGCGAGTTCGGCCGCAAGGAGACCGCGTCTCCGCTGCTGGTCAGCCCGCCGACGCTCGCCGAGTCGCCTGACGTGATCGTGGGGATGGTCGCCGGCTTCGTCGACCACGAGCCCGAGACCGATCGGCGATCCGGGTCGGAGCAGGCGCTCGAGCAGCTGCTCCGTCACCCTCTGCTGCGCTGGCGTCCTCTGCGCACGGCGGTGCGCCGGTGGGTGCGGGCCGCACAGGCCGGCGTCGCCTACCGGGAGGACAGCCACTTCTACTTCACGGCATCCCTTCCGGCGCTGCGCCGGGCGCTGCTCGAGATCGGACGGCGCCTGCAGCTCGCCGGCGTGGTCGACGAGGCGTTCGACGTGTTCCATCTGCGCTGGGATGAGCTGACGAGCATCCGGGATGTCGCTGCCCTCACCGACGGCGAGGTGAGCCGCCTGCGTGGACTGGTCACCGAGCGGGCGGCGAAGCGGGCGGAGCTGGCCGGCATCCCCGTGGTCGACGTGCGCGCGGTCTTCGACAGGGATCCGCACGACGCGGCCGTCGTGACCGGCGCCCCGGCCGGCGGCGGGACGGCGACCGGCCCGGCGCGGGTGATCCGGGATGCCGCGGACTTCCACCTGCTGCAGGACGGCGATGTGCTCGTGTGCCCGTACACGAATCCCGCGTGGACTCCGCTGTTCCTGCGTGCCTGCGCGGTGGTCGTCGACACCGGGTCCATCGCCTCGCATGCGGCGATCGTCGCGCGCGAGTACGGGCTGCCCGCTGTGATGGGCACCGGCGACGGCACCCGCGTGCTGACCGACGGCGAACGCGTCACAGTCGACGGGATCACCGGGACGGTGACCCGTGCCTGACACGGCATCCGCCGCTCCCCGTCCGCGCCGCCGAGGCGACGCGCTGCTCGACGCGATCCACGCCGCCGTCGTCGCCGAGCTCGACGAGAACGGCTACGCCGGGATGACCATGGAGGGCGTCGCCGAGCGTGCGGGCGCCGGCAAGGCCTCGCTGTACCGGCGGTGGGATTCGCGGGCCGAGCTCGTCCGCGACACGGTGTACCACCTGATGCGCGACCCCGCAGGTTCGCCCGACACCGGCAGTCTGCGCGATGACCTGCGCGCGCTGCTCGGACAGACCACGCGGCTGCTGTCGGGACCGCTCGGCGAGGCGCTGCGCGCTCTGCTCTCGGAGATGCTCGCCGATCGCCTCCGCACCGACGATCTCTCGGCCCTGTCGCTGCGGATGGGCCGGCGGCTGATGGGCGAGGCGGTGCAGCGAGCGGTCGCACGCGGAGAGATCGACCCGGATGCCGTGACCGACGCGCGCCTCGACGTCGGGCAGGCGCTCATGCGCGACCGCTTCCTTTTCCGCTCGGTCGACGAGCACGACGTCGACGAGATCGTCGACACGGTCATCCTCCCGCTGCTGCACGCACCCGTGACCGGCCCGCCGAACCGCCCGCCCGCCGGCTGACGTTCAGACGATGCCGGTCGTGCCGAGCAGCGTTCCGATCAGCCAGGTGGCCGCCAGCGCCAGCGCACCGCCGACCACGAGTCTCAAGGACGCGCGCAGCGGCGGGGCCCCGCCGATCTTCGCGCCGATGAACCCAGTCGCGGCGAGGGCGATGAGCACCGCGACGAACGTGACCGGCACGCGCACACTCGGCGGGGGCAGCAGGATGGCCACCAACGGCAGCAGCGCGCCGATCGTGAACGCGACAGCCGACGAGATCGCCGCGTGCCAGGGATTGACGAGATCGTCGGGGTCGATGCCCAGCTCCACCTCGAGGTGCGCCGCGAGGGCATCGTGCTCGGTCAGCTCGACAGCGACCTGCCGCGCGGTCTGCTCGGTCAGCCCGCGCTGCCGATACAGCTGGGTCAGCTCGTCGAGCTCTTCCTCGGGCATGGTGCGCAGCTCTTCGCGCTCCTTGTGGATGAGCGCGCGCTCGCTGTCTCTCTGACTGCTCACCGACACGTACTCGCCGAGCGCCATCGAGATCGCGCCACCCACCAGGCCCGCGAGTCCGGCGATCAGCAGCGCCGCGTTGTCGGTCGTCGCACCGGCGACGCCGACGACCAGCGAGGCGACCGAGACGATGCCGTCGTTCGCGCCGAGCACGCCGGCGCGCAGCCAGTTCAGCCGCTGACCGACACCGCCGCCGTGCGGCTCGTCGGGGTGCAGCGGATCGGATGCTGTCATGCCCCCAGTGAACCATCCGCGAGCACCGCAGGGGCGATGAACGGTAGGGAAAACCCGAACCCAGGTGTCCGGTCTCCCCCGTTCCCCCGTGCGACCGGCCGCCCGTACCTTTGAGCCATGACCACGAATCCGACCCCCACGCCGCCCCCGGCGCCGACGGGTGCCGCCACGACTCCGCCGGCGCCCGCGAGCCCGCCGCGCCCCGCGGCATCCGCCGACGCCCCGAAGCGTCCGCTGCGCATCTTCCTCACCGTCCTCGAGCTCGCCGCGCTCGGCACTCTCGGCACGGCGGTGTTCGTCTTCCTCACGACCATGCTGGGCGTCGGCCTCGGACTGGTCTTCATCTTCGGCATCGGCCTGTTCGTCCTGCTCGGGCTCGTGTACGCGCTGTTCGGCGTCGCCTGGTTCGAGGTGCGCCGCGTCAGCGGCCTCTACGGCGACGACCTACCCGACCTGCGCTGGCGTCCGCGTACCCGCCCCGGCTTCGGCGGCTGGCTGCGCAACGTCGGTCGGCAGTCGATCGACGGGGCGATGTGGCGCGCGATCCTCAACTTCCTGCTCGGCGCGATCACCGGCGCCATCGTGCTGCGCCTGTTCTGGGCCGGCATCTGGTCGTTCGCCTACGCCTTCGCGCCGCTGCGCGCCGACGGACCCGTCGAGGGTCCGCTGGGCACCACGATCCTGCTCGGATGGACGCCGGTCGTCGGCATCCTCGGTGTTCTCGCCGCAGCCGCCGCGATCATCGGCCTCGCGCTGCTGCACCGTCTGCTCAGCCGCACGCTCGTCGTGCCCAGCCGCGAGGCGGAGCTCAGTGCGCAGGTGCGCACCACCTCCGCCCAGCGGGCCGGCGCGGTCCGCGCCGCCGAGCTCGAGCGCACCCGCATCGAACGCGATCTGCACGACGGCGTCCAGCCCCGGCTGGTCTCGGTCGGGATGACGCTGGGGCTGGCGCAGCAGAAGATCGACACCGACCCCACGACAGCCAAGGCACTGATCGACGAGGCGCACACCTCGACGAAGGCCGCGATCACCGAGCTGCGACAGCTCGCCCGCGGCATCCACACCTCGGTGCTCGACGACCGCGGACTCGACGCGGCCCTCTCGGCCCTCGCCGGACGCTCGCACATCCCCGTGCAGCTCGACGTGCGGCTCGACCCGGGCATGACCGGTGCGAACGCCGGATGCCGGGATGCCGAGGCGGCGATCTACTTCGCGATCGCCGAGTCGCTGACCAACGCGGCCAAGCACTCGCGGGCCAGCGAATGCCGTGTGGTGGTGCGCAGCCGTGACGGTGCCCTGTGGGCGCGCGTCGAGGACAACGGCATGGGCGGCGCGCAGGTGCAGCCCGGCGGCGGACTCGACGGCATCACCAACCGCATCCTCGCCGCGGGCGGGACCTTCCGCCTCGACAGCCCCGCCGGCGGACCGACCAGTCTGGAGGTGACGGTGCCATGCGCATCCTGATCTGCGAGGACTCCGTCCTGCTCCGCGAGGGTCTGGTGCGTCTGCTCGAAGACGCCGGCCACCAGGTCGTCGCGGCCCTGCCCGACACGAACGGCCTCTCGGATGCCGTGATCGAGCGCGACCCCGAGCTCTGCATCCTCGATGTGCGGCTGCCCCCGACGTTCACCGACGAGGGCATCCGTGCGGCGCTCTCGATCCGCGCCGCGCATCCGGCCCTGCCGCTGCTGGTGCTCTCCCAGTACGTCGAGGAGCGGTACGCGAGCGACCTGATCACCGCCGGATCCGCACAGGGCGGGGCGCTCGGCTACCTGCTCAAGGACCGGGTCGCCGACGTCGCCGAGTTCGTCGAGTCGGTGGAGCGCATCGCCGCCGGCGGCACGGTGCTCGACCCCGAGGTCGTGGTTCAGCTGCTCACCCGGCGCAACCGCGACGAGCGGATGATGCGCCTGACCGAACGCGAGCGCACCGTGCTCGCACTGATCGCCGAGGGCAAGTCGAACAGCGCCATCGCGGGGCTGCTGTTCCTCAGCGAGGCGAGCGTCGAGAAGCACATCACCGCGATCTTCCAGAAGCTCGGGCTCGAGCCCGAGGACGGCAACCGGCGGGTGCTCGCCGCACTCGCCCACATCGAGAACACCGGATCCGCGTCCGCGGACCCTGCACGGGACAATCAGGGAGGCCTGCGATGAACGGCACGACCAAGAAGAGCGTCGGCGCACTGACCGTCGTGCTGGCGGTGATCGGCGGGGTCTCCCTGCTGGGCACCGGAGCGGGCGCGGCGTTCGCCGGAGTGCGCAGCCTCGGCCCGCAGGCGGGTTCGCTGGAGCAGGATGTGAGCGGCGTGACCTCGCTCGACGTCGAGGTGCACGGAGCCGCGATGGAGGTGGAGTTCGCCGATGTCTCCGAGGCGCAGCTGCGCATCGAGGGCGGCCCCTCGGACGGGTGGCGCCTGAGCCGGGACGACGACGAGCTCGATGTTCGAGGGCCCGACCGCGGGTTCGACTGGTTCCGGCCGGACTGGCTGCGCGGCGACGAGCGTGCGACCCTCCTGCTGCCTGAGTCGCTGCGCGGTCTCGATGCCGAGCTCACCCTCGAGGCGGGTTCACTCTCGGTCGACGGCGAGTTCGGCGAACTGCAGCTCGACGTCAACGCCGGAGCGCTGACCGTGGAGGGTGCGGCGCGGATGCTGGATGCCGAGCTGAACGCGGGGCGGGCCGACATCGACCTGAGCAGCGTCACCGAGGCGAAGTACTCCGTGAGCGCGGGCCGCATCACCTCCACGCTGACCGACGCCCCGAGTCAGGTCGCCATCACCGTGGAGGCCGGCCAGCTGGACCTGACCGTGCCCGACACCGACTACGACGTGCGTGAGAACGTCAGCGCCGGATCCATCAACAACGGGCTGTCGCAGCGGTCGGACAGCGACCGCCGGATCACCGCGAAGGTGTCGGCCGGATCGATCAACCTGCGGGCCTCTGACGACTGACGACGGATCGAAACGCCCGGCCTGCACGCAGGCCGGGCTCGATTCGCTTTTCCTCAGGTTCATCCGGTAAAGTCTTGGAGGTTGACGGGGCTATAGCTCAGGCGGTTAGAGCGCTTCACTGATAATGAAGAGGTCCCAGGTTCAAGTCCTGGTAGCCCCACTCCGTTCGCGGAAATCCGCGGTGACCGCGCCGCTCCGGGGCCTTAGCTCAGTTGGTAGAGCGCTTGCTTTGCAAGCAAGATGTCAGGAGTTCGAATCTCCTAGGCTCCACGAAAAAGCCCGGCGTGCCGGGCCGTTATCGTCTTCGCAACACGACGACGAGTCCTGGGCTTATGGTCGGTCACTGAGGCTGACCTCAAACTGCCGGTAGACCGACTTCATCCTGTGCGAGACTCGCTGCATGGGCAAGAGGGTACATCCGAAGACGCGAGATCACGTGCACACCTCGGCCTGGGTTGCGGCGGGTAGTGCGATACTCGCAGCCATTGCCGCGTTTGCGGGCGTCTATTGGACTACTTACCAGGCTCACCAGCAAGATGTGATTGACCGCCGCGCCGCAGCCTATGCGGCATACCTCGGGACCTTCGCCGAGTTCAACGAACTCGTTTGGGCAGCGTCGGCATGGGCTGGTGAGGGCGCACCAGAACCGCAGCCAACCGACCCGGGACCATTCTGGAGCACCGCATCGCAGTTGCAATCGGATCTTGAAGCTGGATACGCGAGGTCTGTAATGTCGACCACTGACTCACGGACACTCGCAGTGCTGCAGTCGTTGCGCGACGGCCAGAGTGATATGTTTCTCTCCTTCAAGTGCGCGGCCCAATTGCAGATTGCCGGTTGTGACGACGAAGCTCCGCTGGCGACCAACGACGCGATCATCGAGATTCTTGAGAACTGGTCCGCGTCTGCCGGAGCGGACAAGCAGACCTTGATGGATCTTGCGCGGGATCAGCTGAACTGAGGTCGGGTGCACTGGGGTGAAGACCTCGCACAGGTCGGCAATCTCACCGGGATTGCGCAACGCTCGAGCAGCGGGGCGCGCTCGAGCGGTTATCCGTACGATGCGAACCCTACTCACAGGAGTCCTTTGGAACGCTACGAGCGTTTGATGCGTTATGAGAAGGGGCTCCACCGAGCCCAGCAGCATGAGCAGATATGCACTGCAGTGGCGCTCGGACGCCGCTGGGTTAGACAACGAGTACGGGTGGCGCGCGTACCGAGCTACTGGGTCCGAATGGGCGACGCTCAGCCCCTGGCCGCACTGATTGATTCGAGCGTCTTCATGAATCGCTCGAACTCGGCGGGAGCGGTGGTTCCCTCCGCGGCGGCGCGGAGTGTCTCCTCGGTGAAGCGGAATTGAAACTTTTGCTGTAGCCACGGCTTGAATCTCTTCACCGTCTTCGTTGGTGCGGATTCGCGTTCAGCCTGGTGCTGAGCGTGCAGCTCAGCCCATGACTCCGCCTGCGGGACGAACGCGGTCACGGGCAGGTAGTCGATAATATCAGCAGCCTCGAGAGCGTACGGAGTGATGCGACTATCGAGGTCCCTTTTCAGTGCTGCTTGAAGCCACTCGCGCAGGAAGCCGGATTCTGAGCTCGTGAGCGGGATTCCGTGGAGCACGGTGTCGATAGCCGCTTGCTTGTTGCCTTGAGCGGCTGCCACCTGCGCCTTGGCCCAGGTGGCGGTGAGGGTCTCGGCATTCTCGTTGTCCATCAGCGCTACCACGTGTGCTTCGGTGT
This is a stretch of genomic DNA from Microbacterium sp. YJN-G. It encodes these proteins:
- a CDS encoding PEP/pyruvate-binding domain-containing protein, with translation MRTVVGLEELGRHDLAVAGGKGANLGELIRAGLPVPGGFVVTTEAYAQAAEAVGLAERVDRAQPEELRRMLSTAPVPDALRDEISTAYRALGSDVAVAVRSSATAEDLPGAAFAGQQDTYLNIVGADAVIDAVRDCWASLWTDRAVSYRRERRVDPHTVRIAVVVQTLVDSDLAGVMFSADPVSGARDRIVVDGAAGLGEAVVSGSVTPDHYLLDDEGNRLEYRPGRAEVIIRRDAGGGVREEAATASDAPLLDAAQLRQLAGYARVAQEHFGRPQDMEWAIADGEVFILQARPMTALPPEQAKLNSRQRVQSMIFSEYLSVRPYPLDVTTWLGRGPADMMRQITEYFGLRGAFRDYLREEDGVVTGFTAPNPHPGPGALLAPFRIAAKARRFHPEDWQDDPRLARLLSASDELDALPLADLSWRDLLAVPERALGLMDISRDMRIDYLPGAGLAIARLAIVLTLLGRRRLLGALTGGAPTRTADSEQALVEMAAMVREDAALRALLAERTPQEVVETLGEGGHPVFADALAGYLREFGRKETASPLLVSPPTLAESPDVIVGMVAGFVDHEPETDRRSGSEQALEQLLRHPLLRWRPLRTAVRRWVRAAQAGVAYREDSHFYFTASLPALRRALLEIGRRLQLAGVVDEAFDVFHLRWDELTSIRDVAALTDGEVSRLRGLVTERAAKRAELAGIPVVDVRAVFDRDPHDAAVVTGAPAGGGTATGPARVIRDAADFHLLQDGDVLVCPYTNPAWTPLFLRACAVVVDTGSIASHAAIVAREYGLPAVMGTGDGTRVLTDGERVTVDGITGTVTRA
- a CDS encoding TetR/AcrR family transcriptional regulator, with protein sequence MPDTASAAPRPRRRGDALLDAIHAAVVAELDENGYAGMTMEGVAERAGAGKASLYRRWDSRAELVRDTVYHLMRDPAGSPDTGSLRDDLRALLGQTTRLLSGPLGEALRALLSEMLADRLRTDDLSALSLRMGRRLMGEAVQRAVARGEIDPDAVTDARLDVGQALMRDRFLFRSVDEHDVDEIVDTVILPLLHAPVTGPPNRPPAG
- a CDS encoding VIT family protein, whose translation is MTASDPLHPDEPHGGGVGQRLNWLRAGVLGANDGIVSVASLVVGVAGATTDNAALLIAGLAGLVGGAISMALGEYVSVSSQRDSERALIHKEREELRTMPEEELDELTQLYRQRGLTEQTARQVAVELTEHDALAAHLEVELGIDPDDLVNPWHAAISSAVAFTIGALLPLVAILLPPPSVRVPVTFVAVLIALAATGFIGAKIGGAPPLRASLRLVVGGALALAATWLIGTLLGTTGIV
- a CDS encoding sensor histidine kinase → MTTNPTPTPPPAPTGAATTPPAPASPPRPAASADAPKRPLRIFLTVLELAALGTLGTAVFVFLTTMLGVGLGLVFIFGIGLFVLLGLVYALFGVAWFEVRRVSGLYGDDLPDLRWRPRTRPGFGGWLRNVGRQSIDGAMWRAILNFLLGAITGAIVLRLFWAGIWSFAYAFAPLRADGPVEGPLGTTILLGWTPVVGILGVLAAAAAIIGLALLHRLLSRTLVVPSREAELSAQVRTTSAQRAGAVRAAELERTRIERDLHDGVQPRLVSVGMTLGLAQQKIDTDPTTAKALIDEAHTSTKAAITELRQLARGIHTSVLDDRGLDAALSALAGRSHIPVQLDVRLDPGMTGANAGCRDAEAAIYFAIAESLTNAAKHSRASECRVVVRSRDGALWARVEDNGMGGAQVQPGGGLDGITNRILAAGGTFRLDSPAGGPTSLEVTVPCAS
- a CDS encoding response regulator transcription factor — its product is MRILICEDSVLLREGLVRLLEDAGHQVVAALPDTNGLSDAVIERDPELCILDVRLPPTFTDEGIRAALSIRAAHPALPLLVLSQYVEERYASDLITAGSAQGGALGYLLKDRVADVAEFVESVERIAAGGTVLDPEVVVQLLTRRNRDERMMRLTERERTVLALIAEGKSNSAIAGLLFLSEASVEKHITAIFQKLGLEPEDGNRRVLAALAHIENTGSASADPARDNQGGLR
- a CDS encoding DUF4097 family beta strand repeat-containing protein produces the protein MNGTTKKSVGALTVVLAVIGGVSLLGTGAGAAFAGVRSLGPQAGSLEQDVSGVTSLDVEVHGAAMEVEFADVSEAQLRIEGGPSDGWRLSRDDDELDVRGPDRGFDWFRPDWLRGDERATLLLPESLRGLDAELTLEAGSLSVDGEFGELQLDVNAGALTVEGAARMLDAELNAGRADIDLSSVTEAKYSVSAGRITSTLTDAPSQVAITVEAGQLDLTVPDTDYDVRENVSAGSINNGLSQRSDSDRRITAKVSAGSINLRASDD